Genomic window (Pradoshia sp. D12):
AAAATGTTCTATATTGTAATGGCCATGAAGTGTTTTATTATGATGGTTTATGATTTGTTCCGGGCTTAAAATGTCATTGCCGATTGTGGAATGTCCATCACCAACTAAAGTGACATCGAAGCCATTAATAGTAGCGGTTCTGACTGCACTATCAATACAATGCTGTGTTTCGCAGCCCATTATAACAATATGATTAATTTCATTAGATTTTAAATAATTTAATAGTCCAGTTCCGTGAAAGGAATTCGTTGCTGCTTTGTCAAAGAATTTTGTTTCCACAGGTAGATGAATTTCATCATGAACTTGAAATCCTTTCCCTTTACCTCCGGCTATATCAAGATCTCTTACACAAACTATCGTGGCATTTGCCTCTTTTGCCTTTTTAATTACTAAATTAATATTTTGAATAAGCTGTTCTTTTTTAAAAACAGCCCTCATGTCTTGATTCCCATCTATTAGTTCCTGTTGTGCATCAATAATTAATAATAGTTGATTCAACTGATTTTCCCCTTTCTAATTTGGGGAAGCGCTCTTTTATGTAGCTGTATTCCCCTTGGTTTTTTTTGAGTTGTGATATAGTCCCATATTCATATAATTAACCTCCTTGATAATATAGTGCCTAAAAATTAATAAATGTAATTTTCAGACAATTAAACCTTAACATAGCTTCTTTTAAAAAGATACGCAAAAATAAAAAAGCCACCGATCTAGTCGGCGGCTGTATTGCTGTAATGAACGTTGATTAAATACTTTTATTTCGGTTAAACAGATAGCTTTCGCCCTTTTCGTATAGAGCGATGGATTGTCTAATCCATTTTTGTTTAGGAATAATTTTGTGAACGAGCAAAGCCGCACCTATTCCAAGAAGGGCACCTACTAAAATATCAACGGGGTAATGGACTCCTACATAGATTCGGGAAATAGAAAGAAGGAGTGCAAGTGCTGTCCATAAATACCAAAATCGTTTACGAAAGAGAGCAATGGTTATACAAACTGAGAAGAATACAATTGTATGATCACTCGGAAAAGAATTTCCAACCTCTTTTTCAATTAACTTGTTTACATCGGACCAAACGGCAAATGGCTGATGATGTGAATAAATCATACCAATTAACTTGCCCGTTACTTCGGCGATAAAAAAAGCAATAACAGCACTGACAACCATTAATTTATTTCTAGTATTACGAGTTAGCCAGTAAAACAACAGAACCAGTATTAAGCAGTATACTGTATATTCAGCAAAAAAAATAAAAAGTGGATTGATGTCCGGATACTCTTTACCAATGTCATTGACTGCACGAAATAATGTGATATTTGCTTCAGAATTAGTCATTTTTTCATTTCCTCCCAAGTTATTCTATTATGGATAATTTACTTAAATATTTCAAGAGATTCTATATAGTATTTGTATTCTAGACGATATCGTTTAGCTGTATGAAAGGATTATGATAAAATTTAACAAAACTAAGAATAAGAGGAGGCTAAAAATGAAACTGCCTTTATCGGGGACGGAACGGAGTAATCTTCGTAAAAACAGGGTTCGAATAGACCAAATACCAACGAAAACAACAGAGGAATTAAAAACCATACTGAATTGTTCTGCAGATCGGGCTAAGGAGTTAAAAGGTCTGTTAGACTTTCAGCAAATCCCTTCAATCGGGCTGGGTGCATCTAAAATGATGGTACAAGTACTGGGATTCTATTCTGTAAACGACGTTAGAAATGAAAATCCTGCAGAATTATTCGACCGCTATGAAGAATTGGTTGGATGCCGTGTCGATCCATGTGTGGAAGATCAAATCCGCTGTATTGTTTATCATGCCAATGAATTGAATTGTGTGTTAGTATGGTCTGATTTTACGGACGAGCGGAAGGCATATCGAAATACGCAGGGATATCCTCCTACTCGCCCTGAGAAGTAGTAATCCCCTTGTATGCCCTCTTTAGAAGAATCATTGAAAAAGCCCATATAAATAGGAGGCCAATATGAAAAAAATATTTCGCTTGTTACCCCCCTTTTTGATTATGATGGCTCTGCTTGGTTGTTCAAAGGAAGAGAAAAATGACACGGTTGTTAAACAGACTGAGACAGATGAAAAGCAGCCATATGAGATAGAAGTCGTTGCTGAAGGTCTCAATGTACCATGGGAAATGGTTATAGCCGATGATGGACGAATATTTTTTACGGAACGGCCTGGCCAAATAAGAGAAATCCGTAATGGGAAAGTAAGGGAAGAACCTCTCCTGTCTTTGCCAGCGCCTTTTATCAGTGAAGGGGAGGGAGGATTACTTGGACTGGCACTGGATCCTGAATTCCAAACGAATCATTTTATGTATACGTATCACTCCTATGAAGATAATGGTGAAATCAAAAATCGTATTCTTCGTCTTGTAGTAGGTGACAATCAAGCAAGGATTGATAAAGTGATCCTTGATGGAATTGTTGGAGATACAAATCATAATGGTGGGAGAATTATGATTGGACCAGACGGGATGCTTTATATTACAGCAGGAGATCGGTATGAACCTGACTTAGCCCAGGATAAGACAAGTATGGGCGGTAAAATTTTTAGAATCCATCTTGATGGTTCCATTCCGGATGATAATCCAATTGAGGGGTCGCCTGTCTATAGCTACGGGCATCGCAATCCGCAGGGACTTGCCTGGCATCTTGTTACAGGAGATTTATTCAGTTCGGAACATGGTCAATCAGCACATGACGAAATTAATTTGATTGAAGCAGGGAAAAACTATGGATGGCCAATAATTCAGGGGGATGAAGCAAAAGAGGGAATGGAAACGCCGATTGCTCATAGCGCAACTGAAACATGGGCCCCGTCGGGAATGACATTTGTCTCGAAGGGTGAATGGAAAAACCAATTGCTGATTGCCAATCTGCGTGGCGTGCAGGTTCTTAAGGTAGAGCTTGATGAATCCGGAAAACAGGTGAAAAGCATAGAATCGCTCTTTAAAGATCAGTATGGGCGCATCAGGAATATCATCGAAGCGCCGGATGGAACCTTATATATGATGACGAATAATAGGGATGGCAGGGGGAATCCATCAGACAAGGATGACCGCATCATCAGGTTGATTCCTAAAACGGGTATTTGACTAATCTATACGAATATGGAAAAAGTGAAGATCCTAAGTCAGGAGACCTACCATTCTTTTTTAACACTACAACACCTACGTGGAGAT
Coding sequences:
- a CDS encoding isochorismatase family protein; the encoded protein is MNQLLLIIDAQQELIDGNQDMRAVFKKEQLIQNINLVIKKAKEANATIVCVRDLDIAGGKGKGFQVHDEIHLPVETKFFDKAATNSFHGTGLLNYLKSNEINHIVIMGCETQHCIDSAVRTATINGFDVTLVGDGHSTIGNDILSPEQIINHHNKTLHGHYNIEHFSIVRNAEDHLFHPSHDSYR
- a CDS encoding undecaprenyl-diphosphatase, whose amino-acid sequence is MTNSEANITLFRAVNDIGKEYPDINPLFIFFAEYTVYCLILVLLFYWLTRNTRNKLMVVSAVIAFFIAEVTGKLIGMIYSHHQPFAVWSDVNKLIEKEVGNSFPSDHTIVFFSVCITIALFRKRFWYLWTALALLLSISRIYVGVHYPVDILVGALLGIGAALLVHKIIPKQKWIRQSIALYEKGESYLFNRNKSI
- a CDS encoding helix-hairpin-helix domain-containing protein, producing MKLPLSGTERSNLRKNRVRIDQIPTKTTEELKTILNCSADRAKELKGLLDFQQIPSIGLGASKMMVQVLGFYSVNDVRNENPAELFDRYEELVGCRVDPCVEDQIRCIVYHANELNCVLVWSDFTDERKAYRNTQGYPPTRPEK
- a CDS encoding PQQ-dependent sugar dehydrogenase, with protein sequence MKKIFRLLPPFLIMMALLGCSKEEKNDTVVKQTETDEKQPYEIEVVAEGLNVPWEMVIADDGRIFFTERPGQIREIRNGKVREEPLLSLPAPFISEGEGGLLGLALDPEFQTNHFMYTYHSYEDNGEIKNRILRLVVGDNQARIDKVILDGIVGDTNHNGGRIMIGPDGMLYITAGDRYEPDLAQDKTSMGGKIFRIHLDGSIPDDNPIEGSPVYSYGHRNPQGLAWHLVTGDLFSSEHGQSAHDEINLIEAGKNYGWPIIQGDEAKEGMETPIAHSATETWAPSGMTFVSKGEWKNQLLIANLRGVQVLKVELDESGKQVKSIESLFKDQYGRIRNIIEAPDGTLYMMTNNRDGRGNPSDKDDRIIRLIPKTGI